A single window of Xylocopilactobacillus apicola DNA harbors:
- the rpsP gene encoding 30S ribosomal protein S16 gives MAVKIRMTRIGRKKKPFYRIVVADSRMPRDGRYIEQLGYFDPLANPQKLELDQDKALDWLKKGAQPSDTVRSFLSNLGVMKKYHDEKYTKK, from the coding sequence ATGGCAGTAAAAATTAGAATGACGAGAATTGGTAGAAAAAAGAAGCCGTTTTATCGGATCGTAGTAGCTGATTCTAGAATGCCACGTGATGGTCGTTATATCGAACAGTTAGGTTATTTTGATCCTTTAGCTAATCCACAAAAATTAGAATTAGATCAAGATAAGGCATTAGATTGGTTAAAGAAAGGCGCTCAGCCATCTGATACGGTCAGAAGTTTTCTTTCTAACCTTGGCGTCATGAAGAAGTATCACGACGAAAAATATACGAAAAAGTAA
- a CDS encoding KH domain-containing protein, translating into MNGDLQKLIRTLVAPMVEFENKLNIEIKEDNNVIQCSIHAAGTDVGRLIGRNGSVAENIQQVVRAFGHLGLKKVQISVIANNG; encoded by the coding sequence ATGAATGGTGATCTACAAAAATTGATCAGAACGCTGGTTGCGCCGATGGTCGAATTTGAAAATAAATTAAATATTGAGATTAAAGAAGACAACAATGTGATTCAATGCTCAATTCATGCAGCAGGAACTGACGTCGGTCGCTTGATTGGTCGCAATGGCAGCGTTGCTGAAAATATTCAGCAGGTAGTCAGGGCGTTTGGTCACTTAGGACTCAAAAAAGTTCAAATCTCGGTGATCGCTAATAATGGATAA
- the tnpB gene encoding IS66 family insertion sequence element accessory protein TnpB (TnpB, as the term is used for proteins encoded by IS66 family insertion elements, is considered an accessory protein, since TnpC, encoded by a neighboring gene, is a DDE family transposase.) yields the protein MNRLINFQALKAIYLICGKTDLRKSIDGLAAIVHDQFELDPFQPQLFLFCGTKRDRFKALYHEHDGFVLLYKRIDRGRFQWPNEPEELLKLDQKQLADLLNGFGIISTIKKSEPGYFY from the coding sequence ATGAATAGACTGATTAATTTTCAGGCTCTTAAAGCAATTTATTTAATATGTGGCAAAACTGATTTACGCAAATCGATCGATGGTTTAGCTGCCATCGTCCATGATCAATTTGAACTGGATCCTTTTCAACCGCAATTGTTTCTCTTTTGCGGTACAAAGCGCGACCGATTTAAAGCCCTCTACCATGAACACGATGGCTTTGTCTTACTCTATAAGCGAATTGATCGTGGAAGATTTCAATGGCCTAATGAACCAGAAGAGCTACTCAAACTGGATCAAAAACAACTCGCAGATCTTTTGAATGGATTCGGCATTATATCCACCATCAAGAAGTCAGAACCAGGGTACTTCTATTAA